In Dromaius novaehollandiae isolate bDroNov1 chromosome 3, bDroNov1.hap1, whole genome shotgun sequence, the following are encoded in one genomic region:
- the SERINC1 gene encoding serine incorporator 1, whose amino-acid sequence MGGVLGLCSVASWIPCLCGSAPCLLCRCCPSGNNSTITRLIYAFFLLLGVSVACVMLIPGMEEQLKKIPGFCDGGIGTTLPGVHGHVNCDVLVGYKAVYRVCFGMAMFFLLFSLLMIKVKSSNDPRAAVHNGFWFFKFATALAISVGAFFIPEGPFTTVWFYVGMAGAFCFILIQLVLLIDFAHSWNESWVEKMEEGNSRCWYAALLSATAVNYLLSLVAIVLFYVYYTHPEGCSENKAFISVNMLLCIGASVMSILPKIQESQPRSGLLQSSVITIYTMYLTWSAMTNEPDRRCNPSLLSIIGYNTTTIPSQGQVVQWWDAQGIVGLVLFLLCVLYSSIRTSNNSQVNKLMLTSDESTLIEDGMPRSDSSLDDGDDVHRAIDNERDGVTYSYSFFHFMLFLASLYIMMTLTNWYSPDSSYETMTSKWPSVWVKISSSWIGIVLYVWTLVAPLVLTNRDFD is encoded by the exons ATACCGTGTCTCTGTGGAAGTGCCCCATGCCTGCTCTGCCGATGCTGCCCCAGTGGAAACAACTCCACCATAACTAGGCTGATTTACGCATTCTTTTTACTTCTTGGTGTGAGTGTTGCCTGTGTGATGTTAATACCAGGAATGGAAGAGCAGCTGAAGAAG ATTCCTGGATTTTGTGATGGAGGGATCGGAACAACTCTTCCCGGTGTGCATGGCCATGTGAATTGTGATGTGTTAGTTGGTTACAAAGCAGTGTACCGTGTGTGCTTTGGTATGGCcatgttctttcttctcttctccttgtTGATGATCAAAGTGAAGAGCAGCAATGACCCAAGAGCAGCGGTGCACAATGG aTTCTGGTTCTTTAAATTTGCAACAGCACTAGCAATTAGCGTTGGAGCCTTCTTCATCCCGGAGGGACCGTTTACTACTG TGTGGTTTTACGTAGGCATGGCTGGAGCCTTCTGCTTTATTCTTATTCAGCTGGTCTTGCTTATTGACTTTGCTCACTCGTGGAATGAATCTTGGGTTGAAAAAATGGAGGAAGGAAACTCAAGATGCTGGTATGCAG CTCTGCTGTCAGCTACAGCTGTCAATTATCTGCTGTCTCTTGTAGCTATTGtattgttttatgtttattaCACTCATCCAGAAGGTTGTTCTGAAAACAAGGCATTCATCAGTGTCAATATGCTGCTGTGTATTGGTGCCTCTGTAATGTCAATTCTGCCGAAGATTCAG GAATCTCAGCCAAGATCTGGTTTGCTGCAGTCTTCTGTGATCACAATTTATACAATGTATTTGACTTGGTCAGCTATGACCAATGAACCAG ACAGGCGCTGTAACCCAAGTTTGCTGAGCATCATTGGTTACAACACCACCACTATTCCATCCCAAGGTCAGGTAGTTCAGTGGTGGGATGCCCAAGGAATTGTaggactggttttgtttttgttgtgtgTTCTCTATTCAAg CATCCGAACATCCAATAACAGCCAAGTTAACAAGCTGATGCTGACCAGCGATGAATCAACACTGATAGAGGATGGCATGCCCAGAAGTGACAGCTCCCTTGATGATGGAGATGATGTCCACCGAGCCATAGATAATGAAAGGGATGGAGTTACTTACAGTTACTCATTCTTTCATTTCATGCTTTTCCTGGCATCACTGTATATCATGATGACACTTACCAACTGGTACAG TCCGGATTCTTCTTATGAGACAATGACCAGCAAATGGCCATCCGTCTGGGTGAAGATATCTTCCAGCTGGATTGGCATTGTGCTGTACGTGTGGACTCTGGTTGCACCACTGGTTCTAACGAATCGTGACTTTGACTAG